The Pseudomonas sp. TH06 genome has a window encoding:
- a CDS encoding FAD-dependent oxidoreductase has protein sequence MNNLRVAIIGGGLSGLYTARLLTQMNVAFVLFEARERLGGRILSTPGNGPAHDLGPAWWWPDFQPRMAALISALGLTVFPQYSDGVTLLEKSPHETAKRVRGYVSGNPSMRIQGGVSQLTQALAAQVAPERVVLNARISGMRLSDSGITLHTDAGKGVSEQSFTHVISAVPLRLLAQDIRFEPRLSPTIIQRWSGTPTWMAPHAKYVALYDRPFWRDEGLSGTAQSHVGPMVEIHDASDASASAALFGFIGIPATERLAMGEAALLEQCRLQLVRLFGGQAATPVAHYIKDWAADRLTASLADLETRQRHFATGYSGPDQDAWSKRLLVSGTEASIEHNGYMEGALDAAESAVERLRMLVDQ, from the coding sequence ATGAACAACCTGAGGGTAGCGATTATCGGAGGCGGCTTGAGCGGGCTATACACGGCCCGTTTGTTGACGCAGATGAACGTCGCTTTCGTATTATTCGAAGCCCGCGAGCGGCTGGGCGGACGCATCCTCTCAACGCCCGGCAACGGCCCCGCCCATGACCTCGGTCCCGCGTGGTGGTGGCCAGATTTTCAGCCTCGCATGGCGGCACTCATATCGGCGCTGGGACTCACTGTTTTCCCCCAGTACAGCGATGGCGTGACATTGCTGGAAAAGTCCCCGCATGAAACGGCCAAGCGTGTCCGCGGGTACGTATCAGGCAATCCCTCGATGCGCATCCAGGGCGGCGTCTCGCAACTGACACAAGCCCTCGCCGCACAAGTTGCCCCTGAGCGAGTCGTGTTGAATGCCCGAATCAGCGGCATGCGATTGTCAGACTCCGGCATCACGCTACACACAGACGCTGGGAAAGGGGTGAGCGAGCAATCCTTCACTCACGTCATCAGCGCTGTGCCGTTACGCCTGCTTGCACAAGACATCCGCTTCGAACCCCGGCTGTCGCCAACGATTATCCAACGCTGGTCCGGGACACCGACATGGATGGCTCCCCATGCCAAGTACGTCGCCCTTTACGACCGCCCTTTCTGGCGCGACGAGGGGCTCAGCGGAACGGCGCAAAGTCATGTCGGACCGATGGTCGAAATCCATGATGCATCCGATGCCAGTGCGAGCGCCGCACTGTTTGGATTTATCGGTATCCCGGCAACAGAACGCCTGGCAATGGGCGAGGCCGCGCTGCTGGAACAATGCCGCCTTCAGCTGGTTCGCCTCTTCGGCGGACAAGCAGCCACACCTGTTGCGCACTACATCAAAGACTGGGCCGCCGACCGACTGACCGCCTCCCTTGCTGATCTCGAAACCAGACAGCGCCACTTCGCCACGGGTTACAGCGGGCCAGATCAGGATGCCTGGTCCAAGCGGTTACTGGTGTCAGGGACCGAGGCATCCATTGAGCACAACGGTTACATGGAAGGTGCACTCGATGCCGCCGAATCAGCGGTAGAACGGCTGCGGATGTTGGTTGATCAGTGA
- a CDS encoding SDR family NAD(P)-dependent oxidoreductase, with protein MKRFSSKVAIVTGGGSGIGKEVAQRLVAEGASVVITGRDAAKLDKAAAQIDPTGKHLRVLAADIAKPASAKALVALATAEFGAVDILINNAGVFNPKPFLELDEDEYDGFIDIILKGKFFMAQAAAKAMQLRGGGVIVQTGSLWALQAIGVTPSAAYSAANAGVHALTRNLAIELASSNIRINTVAPAVVETPVYNTFMDSEQVKAVLPTFNAFHPLGRNGQPADVAEAILFLASEQASWITGTVLPVDGGVTAGRI; from the coding sequence ATGAAAAGATTTTCTTCCAAAGTCGCTATCGTCACCGGTGGTGGTTCAGGTATCGGTAAAGAAGTCGCACAGCGCCTGGTTGCCGAAGGCGCGAGTGTGGTGATCACCGGTCGCGATGCAGCCAAACTCGACAAAGCCGCAGCCCAGATCGACCCTACCGGCAAGCACCTACGCGTCCTGGCTGCGGACATTGCCAAACCCGCCTCTGCCAAAGCGCTGGTGGCGCTTGCGACTGCCGAGTTCGGCGCAGTGGACATTCTGATCAACAACGCTGGCGTGTTTAATCCGAAACCGTTCCTGGAGCTGGACGAGGATGAATACGACGGTTTCATCGATATCATCCTCAAGGGCAAGTTCTTCATGGCCCAGGCAGCGGCCAAAGCGATGCAACTGCGTGGCGGCGGCGTCATCGTGCAAACCGGTTCCCTGTGGGCACTGCAAGCCATCGGCGTCACCCCTTCTGCGGCCTACTCGGCGGCCAATGCGGGCGTGCATGCACTGACCCGAAACCTGGCCATTGAACTGGCCTCCTCCAACATTCGCATCAACACCGTTGCGCCAGCCGTGGTTGAAACGCCGGTGTACAACACCTTCATGGACAGCGAACAGGTCAAAGCCGTACTGCCGACTTTCAACGCATTCCATCCGCTGGGGCGCAATGGCCAGCCAGCCGATGTCGCAGAAGCGATTCTGTTCCTGGCGTCCGAGCAGGCGTCCTGGATCACCGGTACCGTCCTGCCTGTCGACGGCGGCGTAACTGCCGGCCGCATTTGA
- the gspI gene encoding type II secretion system minor pseudopilin GspI → MRARSREDGFTLIEVLVALAIIAVAMSAAVRVAGLMTQSSGLLRDRSVAMLAAQSRMAELRLEGKLPMGMKAQDCDQGRLLLSCEQVIAAAENGRLLKIGIQVFDRNQDAPPLAKLETLLTRPL, encoded by the coding sequence ATGCGTGCGCGTTCGCGAGAAGACGGTTTCACCCTGATTGAAGTGCTGGTGGCACTGGCGATTATTGCCGTGGCCATGTCGGCGGCTGTGCGCGTGGCGGGTTTGATGACGCAAAGCAGCGGGCTGTTAAGGGATCGATCTGTTGCGATGCTGGCGGCGCAAAGCCGAATGGCCGAGTTGCGTCTGGAAGGCAAGTTGCCGATGGGTATGAAAGCGCAGGACTGCGATCAGGGGCGGTTGTTGCTGAGCTGCGAACAGGTGATCGCAGCGGCAGAGAATGGTCGATTGCTGAAGATCGGCATCCAGGTATTCGACCGCAACCAGGATGCGCCACCACTGGCAAAACTCGAAACCCTACTAACCCGCCCCCTGTAG
- a CDS encoding GNAT family N-acetyltransferase: MPASTDQNSAVVLCAASNNDLEDLVAIRIEAMRESLERLGRFNPDRARERFLGGFDANSTRRIEVSGDLVGFVVIKDQQSELLLDHLYVIPSAQGAGIGSEVLTRIFREADEIGRPIKVGALKESASNRFYTRHGFVFVESGEFDNYYVRASGNAVDLGD; the protein is encoded by the coding sequence ATGCCAGCCTCCACTGATCAAAACTCCGCTGTCGTTTTATGCGCAGCGTCCAATAACGACCTGGAAGATCTGGTAGCCATCAGGATTGAGGCCATGCGCGAGAGCCTTGAACGGCTTGGACGATTTAACCCGGATCGTGCGCGCGAACGATTTCTTGGTGGGTTCGACGCTAACAGCACACGCCGCATAGAAGTATCAGGTGATCTGGTCGGTTTTGTCGTAATCAAAGACCAGCAGAGCGAGCTTCTGCTTGACCACTTGTATGTGATACCCAGTGCTCAAGGAGCAGGAATCGGCTCTGAAGTGCTTACCCGGATTTTCAGAGAGGCTGATGAAATCGGGCGTCCCATCAAGGTGGGTGCTCTCAAGGAAAGCGCTTCAAATCGTTTTTACACTCGCCATGGCTTCGTGTTCGTCGAAAGCGGTGAATTCGATAATTATTATGTCCGGGCTAGCGGTAATGCTGTTGATTTGGGCGACTAG
- the gcvA gene encoding transcriptional regulator GcvA: MNTPMYLNALRAFEAAARHQSFSAAATELHVTSAAVGQQVRTLESWLGVALFNRASSGSARLVPTDVAREALPDIREGFDYLRMGLARLKEGSLSSGLTVAVSPAFAAKWLLPRIERFQLAHPRIDVLLDTNLRPVDFVAEGVDIGVRYGTGRWPGLTAIKLMDEEMYPVCAPTYPLLEQGRLSASKLAEATLIHDLSMVADPDYPTWRTWLDASGHSAINAEHGLRINNSAAVLQAAIDGQGLALGRSVMLRDDLEAGRLVRPFGEASCPLAFAYYIVHRPEVADLAKITAFREWLLAQASGKLGD, from the coding sequence ATGAATACGCCGATGTATCTCAACGCTCTCCGGGCATTTGAAGCAGCCGCCCGGCATCAAAGTTTCTCGGCTGCTGCCACTGAGCTGCACGTGACGTCGGCAGCAGTGGGGCAGCAGGTACGTACGCTGGAGTCATGGCTGGGGGTCGCGTTGTTCAATCGGGCCTCCAGCGGTTCTGCGCGGCTGGTTCCGACCGACGTTGCTCGGGAGGCATTGCCCGATATCCGGGAGGGATTCGACTACCTGCGCATGGGGTTGGCGCGGTTGAAGGAGGGTTCGCTCAGCAGCGGATTGACGGTGGCAGTGAGCCCGGCGTTTGCTGCCAAATGGCTGTTGCCCCGCATCGAACGTTTTCAGTTGGCGCACCCTCGGATCGATGTCCTGTTGGACACCAATCTCAGGCCTGTGGATTTTGTTGCCGAAGGCGTGGACATCGGCGTGCGTTATGGCACCGGACGTTGGCCGGGGCTGACGGCGATCAAGCTGATGGACGAAGAGATGTACCCGGTCTGTGCGCCGACTTATCCGTTGCTTGAACAGGGACGACTGTCAGCCAGCAAACTCGCCGAAGCGACGTTGATCCACGACTTGTCGATGGTTGCCGATCCCGATTATCCGACGTGGCGGACATGGCTCGACGCCTCGGGACATTCCGCTATCAATGCCGAGCATGGGCTGCGCATCAACAATTCTGCCGCCGTGCTGCAGGCGGCGATTGACGGGCAGGGCCTGGCGCTTGGGCGCAGTGTCATGCTGCGGGATGACCTGGAGGCAGGGCGGTTGGTCCGTCCCTTTGGCGAAGCAAGCTGTCCGCTGGCGTTCGCTTATTACATCGTTCATCGGCCCGAAGTGGCGGATCTGGCGAAGATAACAGCCTTCCGCGAATGGCTGCTTGCGCAAGCTTCAGGAAAGCTCGGCGACTGA
- a CDS encoding phospholipase D family protein, with translation MTGLQCAALAILLSTTAIAHAEPSVQVGFSPEGSARKLVLETIGSAQHSIQMLAYAFQAPDIVQALIDAEKRGVEVRIVVDKKRNLGKSSKAAMDFVVLNGVELRTNEHFHLHHDKTIIVDGNTVETGSFNFAPSAETANSENVVVIRDMPEVSRQYIAHWQSRWELGVPYPQR, from the coding sequence ATGACTGGATTGCAATGCGCCGCGCTGGCGATCTTGCTCAGTACCACGGCCATAGCCCATGCCGAACCCAGCGTTCAGGTCGGTTTTTCCCCGGAAGGTTCGGCGCGAAAGCTGGTTTTGGAAACCATCGGATCCGCGCAGCACAGCATTCAGATGCTCGCCTATGCGTTCCAGGCTCCCGATATCGTGCAGGCTTTGATTGATGCGGAGAAGCGTGGGGTGGAGGTGCGCATAGTGGTCGATAAAAAGCGAAATCTGGGCAAGTCCAGTAAGGCGGCGATGGACTTTGTGGTTTTGAACGGCGTGGAACTGCGCACCAATGAGCATTTCCATCTCCATCACGACAAAACCATCATTGTTGACGGGAATACGGTCGAAACAGGTTCATTCAATTTCGCGCCGTCCGCCGAAACCGCTAACTCGGAAAATGTGGTGGTGATTCGAGATATGCCGGAGGTTTCGCGTCAATACATCGCGCATTGGCAATCACGTTGGGAGCTGGGTGTGCCTTATCCGCAACGCTGA
- a CDS encoding carboxymuconolactone decarboxylase family protein, whose product MLDWNDYRENLLNRVGDLAKLSPDTVRGLQVMDGAGAKTGHLDAKTHELIALAVAITTRCDGCIAVHTKAAARHGATREEIAEALGVAIALNAGAAVTYSARVLDAYAALENN is encoded by the coding sequence ATGCTGGACTGGAATGACTATCGCGAAAATCTGCTGAACCGCGTCGGCGATCTTGCCAAGCTATCACCGGATACCGTTCGTGGCCTTCAAGTGATGGACGGCGCAGGTGCAAAAACCGGGCATCTGGACGCCAAGACGCATGAGTTGATCGCGTTGGCCGTAGCCATCACTACACGCTGCGATGGCTGCATCGCCGTCCACACCAAAGCAGCGGCCAGGCACGGCGCTACCCGTGAAGAAATCGCCGAAGCACTGGGCGTGGCCATCGCACTCAATGCCGGCGCAGCGGTGACCTATTCAGCTCGGGTTCTCGACGCCTATGCAGCGCTCGAAAACAACTGA
- a CDS encoding cupin domain-containing protein produces MRLNTDQTRRTLVHGALLPWVASPAAGVQRRMLYRDGEEKARATSLVRYAAGSTFRPHSHPGGEEFLVLEGIFQDERGDYPAGTYVRNPPGSSHAPASTTGCVIFVRLQQFDKDDVRECFVYPDQHQTHSDTRTLFSGHDEHVTLHDCPAGTLLELSNEAGLELLILSGSAVENGDLLQPLSWLRLPPGIALRARIGNAGARLWIKRRRATDSVAELS; encoded by the coding sequence TTGCGACTGAATACTGATCAGACACGCCGCACCCTCGTTCATGGCGCACTGCTGCCGTGGGTCGCATCCCCGGCTGCGGGCGTCCAGCGGCGCATGCTTTATCGCGACGGGGAAGAAAAAGCCCGGGCGACCTCATTGGTTCGCTATGCGGCGGGGAGCACCTTCCGCCCGCATAGTCATCCCGGGGGTGAAGAATTTCTGGTGCTTGAAGGGATCTTTCAAGATGAACGCGGCGACTACCCCGCTGGCACCTACGTGCGCAATCCTCCCGGCAGCAGCCACGCACCGGCATCAACCACGGGTTGCGTGATTTTTGTAAGGCTGCAGCAATTTGACAAAGATGATGTGCGCGAGTGCTTCGTCTATCCCGACCAACATCAAACGCACTCCGACACCCGAACGCTCTTCAGTGGCCACGACGAACACGTGACCCTGCATGACTGTCCGGCAGGCACACTGCTGGAACTCTCCAACGAAGCAGGTCTCGAGTTATTGATACTGTCCGGCTCTGCGGTTGAAAACGGTGACCTGCTCCAGCCTTTATCCTGGCTTCGACTGCCGCCGGGCATTGCGTTACGGGCAAGGATCGGGAATGCCGGCGCCCGTCTCTGGATCAAGCGCAGGCGCGCCACAGATTCAGTCGCCGAGCTTTCCTGA